A genomic segment from Deltaproteobacteria bacterium encodes:
- a CDS encoding TonB-dependent receptor, which produces MTTVFTTALTIILSTLATSVAKAEDQDGPVSRANTVEVWGTRTESTRAARAGQSVMIRPDDETRFDTRVHLRNEPNLALPDTGRINASGFNLPRVRGQDSRFTEVYLDGLRVQDPYVGFPFIDDLDLRACGELSIYVGNPPPSLPTINPNGAIAYRMFTPVGRKDQTGILVGRPYGTALWALSRYRSANGSDARFYGREHWTDGRFPYHDDNATPYNVSDDRTGERRHADRRAIQFLPTFNWQSGGHHVSVLGLWNDAKTSLPARNSSTNSLAREYSRHRVGRIAYNFKPESSHVAVPELMGLEIGRYDDQMDVSDPTNVVLGSVQSNKRRLLSSSAATNLKWTVASDQGESSLYLRGEATDTSIRAMTSAATDYTIRRRQSLFYSGLDLAILPTVRAELKGMITRQTDNANGKKNQETVKSLSQSRHLMIPGSSLGLAWQPQDLTVYMQVARVRRSPTLLEQFGDGALIRDNPGLSPETTIHRELGIQWRVEGGALITGPMKQFSLRSSLFRDDTWDRIILLPSIAQTMRAQNAVRTAINGAEIAGEITAWSTTLMAGYARLFPMDLSYSSRHRTVPGVAEHVATGSISQNLGLATLRWQSRYQSQVWRDSENSIAVPGYLIHDATLDAKWSQFSFGFGLFNLTDQRRLNIYADGTEANRGATSYSDYAGMPLPGRHWRVSVSASL; this is translated from the coding sequence ATGACTACCGTATTCACCACAGCCCTGACCATCATCCTCTCGACCTTGGCCACTTCGGTGGCTAAGGCGGAAGACCAAGATGGACCAGTGTCACGGGCGAATACGGTTGAAGTTTGGGGCACACGCACGGAATCTACGCGCGCAGCCCGAGCTGGACAGAGTGTGATGATTCGACCGGATGATGAGACGCGCTTTGATACGCGCGTCCATCTCCGGAATGAGCCTAATCTAGCACTGCCCGATACTGGTAGGATCAATGCGTCCGGCTTCAATCTACCACGGGTGCGAGGCCAGGATTCTAGGTTTACAGAAGTGTACCTTGACGGTCTGCGGGTGCAGGATCCCTACGTGGGTTTCCCTTTCATCGATGACTTAGACCTGCGTGCCTGTGGTGAACTATCGATCTACGTGGGTAATCCACCGCCGTCGCTCCCTACGATCAATCCAAACGGCGCTATCGCTTACCGGATGTTTACACCGGTAGGGCGCAAGGATCAGACTGGGATATTGGTGGGGCGTCCCTACGGTACTGCGCTCTGGGCCCTCAGTCGCTATCGTTCAGCAAATGGCAGCGATGCGCGTTTTTATGGACGAGAGCATTGGACGGATGGTCGCTTTCCCTATCACGATGATAACGCTACCCCCTACAATGTCTCTGACGATAGAACGGGTGAGCGGCGGCATGCCGATAGGCGAGCCATTCAGTTTCTACCGACCTTCAACTGGCAGAGTGGCGGGCATCATGTTTCGGTCCTTGGTCTCTGGAACGACGCCAAGACCAGTCTGCCGGCGCGCAATAGTAGCACCAATAGCTTGGCGCGTGAGTATTCCCGTCACCGCGTGGGGCGCATAGCCTATAACTTCAAGCCTGAGTCGTCTCATGTCGCCGTGCCAGAATTGATGGGACTCGAGATCGGTCGCTACGATGACCAGATGGACGTTAGTGACCCGACTAATGTAGTTTTGGGATCGGTTCAGTCTAATAAAAGGCGTCTTCTATCAAGTAGTGCGGCTACCAATTTGAAGTGGACTGTAGCTAGTGACCAAGGGGAATCGTCGCTATACCTGCGTGGCGAGGCCACCGATACAAGTATCCGCGCAATGACTAGTGCAGCCACGGATTATACGATTAGAAGGCGTCAGAGCTTATTTTATTCTGGACTTGATCTAGCGATTTTACCCACGGTTAGAGCCGAGCTCAAGGGCATGATTACGCGCCAGACCGATAATGCCAACGGCAAGAAGAATCAGGAGACCGTTAAGAGCCTCAGTCAGTCGCGTCATCTGATGATACCGGGGAGTTCTTTGGGGCTAGCTTGGCAGCCGCAAGACTTAACCGTTTACATGCAGGTGGCAAGAGTACGTCGATCACCGACGCTGCTTGAGCAGTTTGGTGATGGTGCTTTGATTCGCGATAATCCTGGGCTGTCTCCTGAGACCACTATCCACCGCGAACTTGGCATTCAGTGGCGGGTAGAGGGCGGGGCGCTGATCACTGGACCCATGAAGCAATTTAGTTTACGCAGTTCCCTGTTTAGAGATGACACGTGGGACCGGATTATCTTGCTACCTTCCATTGCGCAGACCATGCGGGCGCAAAACGCGGTGCGTACAGCCATCAATGGAGCTGAGATTGCTGGCGAGATTACGGCCTGGTCGACGACGCTGATGGCTGGGTATGCGCGGCTCTTTCCGATGGACTTGAGCTACTCTAGCCGACACCGGACCGTGCCGGGAGTGGCTGAGCATGTTGCTACCGGTAGCATCAGTCAAAACCTAGGACTTGCAACTCTCAGGTGGCAGTCAAGATACCAAAGTCAGGTGTGGCGTGACTCTGAGAACAGTATCGCTGTTCCTGGCTACTTGATCCACGATGCTACGTTAGATGCTAAATGGTCGCAGTTTAGCTTTGGTTTTGGGTTATTCAATCTTACCGATCAGCGGCGTCTTAATATTTACGCTGATGGCACCGAGGCTAATCGCGGTGCCACCTCATACAGTGACTATGCTGGTATGCCGCTACCGGGTCGGCACTGGCGCGTCAGTGTGTCGGCTTCGCTATAA
- a CDS encoding alpha/beta fold hydrolase, whose product MKYAPVVEAWRDQSAVHSVDGVATRVWNQGQGEAVVCIHGVPTSAYCYRKLLPELASLGMRGIAFDLPGLGLADRPDQFDYSWSGLGVFATKLIESMNLGRFHLLVHDIGGPVGFGILERLRDQISSLTVLNTMTLPTKFKPHPMMRIFTVPLAGELSLAALNEQSFAFTLNSHGFMNKLSRDEYRAYYQLLKGDDHGRSFLRIMRAFEMTEVFEDRIIRAAKAYTGPRQIIWGADDHALPLSVYGEHARQVFTCNQITTLPAKHFVQEDCYREIAAKVAAQVASAQRRAS is encoded by the coding sequence ATGAAGTATGCACCCGTGGTAGAAGCTTGGCGAGATCAGTCTGCCGTTCACAGCGTAGACGGCGTGGCGACTCGTGTGTGGAATCAAGGTCAGGGCGAAGCAGTGGTCTGTATCCACGGCGTACCGACCTCTGCCTACTGCTACAGAAAGTTACTGCCTGAACTTGCAAGTCTTGGCATGCGTGGCATAGCTTTTGATCTGCCTGGGCTTGGGCTTGCGGATAGGCCTGATCAGTTTGATTACAGTTGGAGTGGTCTAGGCGTGTTTGCAACGAAGCTGATTGAGAGCATGAACCTAGGCAGATTTCATTTACTGGTACATGATATCGGTGGTCCCGTGGGCTTTGGAATTCTCGAACGCCTCAGGGATCAAATTAGCTCCCTGACCGTTCTGAATACTATGACGCTACCCACTAAATTCAAGCCGCATCCGATGATGCGGATATTTACTGTACCACTAGCCGGAGAACTTAGTCTGGCAGCGCTGAATGAGCAGAGCTTCGCTTTTACCTTAAATAGTCATGGCTTCATGAACAAATTATCGCGCGATGAGTACCGTGCTTATTACCAGCTGCTAAAGGGTGACGATCATGGGCGGAGCTTTCTGCGGATCATGCGCGCTTTTGAGATGACGGAAGTTTTTGAGGATCGGATAATCCGTGCTGCTAAAGCCTATACAGGTCCGCGCCAAATCATTTGGGGGGCAGACGATCATGCGCTTCCTCTCAGTGTATACGGGGAACATGCGCGGCAGGTTTTTACATGTAATCAGATCACGACACTGCCGGCCAAGCACTTTGTGCAAGAGGACTGTTACCGCGAGATTGCCGCCAAGGTGGCTGCACAGGTGGCTAGCGCGCAGCGTCGCGCTAGTTAG
- a CDS encoding carboxymuconolactone decarboxylase family protein encodes MGIFKMSLGPVDPSQAEGRTRELLQSVKAKYGMIANLPRFMANSPAMMSTYERAEEEFQKNSGFNRSEQEVIFLVISKENGCDYCVAAHSIMADMKATVPPSVTNAIRDDQPIPDAKYAALATFTRIMVQKRGWPEEAEVAAFLSAGYTEQHILSIILAIAMKTMTNYTNHVFQTPLDKVFKAREYAPFKAATSLVQFVRKIAS; translated from the coding sequence ATGGGTATCTTCAAAATGTCACTTGGTCCTGTGGATCCATCTCAAGCCGAGGGCCGTACCCGCGAGCTTCTGCAGAGCGTCAAAGCCAAATATGGCATGATCGCTAATTTGCCACGGTTCATGGCGAACTCACCGGCGATGATGAGTACCTACGAGCGCGCCGAGGAAGAGTTCCAAAAAAACTCGGGATTTAACCGAAGCGAACAAGAAGTCATATTCCTAGTGATCAGTAAAGAGAACGGTTGTGACTACTGCGTTGCTGCTCATAGCATTATGGCCGACATGAAAGCGACCGTGCCACCGTCGGTAACCAATGCCATTCGTGATGATCAGCCCATACCTGATGCTAAGTATGCCGCCCTAGCTACATTTACCCGTATCATGGTCCAGAAGCGGGGATGGCCCGAAGAAGCCGAAGTTGCAGCATTTTTGAGCGCAGGTTACACCGAGCAGCACATTCTCTCAATTATTCTGGCCATTGCGATGAAGACGATGACCAACTACACCAATCACGTCTTCCAGACGCCTCTTGATAAGGTGTTTAAAGCTCGTGAGTATGCCCCATTTAAGGCGGCCACCTCCTTGGTGCAATTTGTACGCAAGATTGCGTCCTAA
- a CDS encoding redoxin domain-containing protein — MSRLHIGANIPDTTFYTIQGDSITVPYKDTPLLHIQFRRYAGCPICNLHMRSVMKRYDEIKASGISELVFFHSSAAEMMPHLANLPFGCVADPVKTHYKSFGVETSLCGELNPKNIVAVLKGLQIIDPRLLLKKPENGRRGMPADFLINRDGLILDLKYGNFADDQWSVDELVAKAKAVI; from the coding sequence ATGAGCCGTCTTCACATTGGTGCCAACATACCCGATACGACCTTTTACACGATACAGGGGGATTCAATTACGGTTCCCTACAAGGATACCCCGCTGTTGCACATTCAGTTTCGCCGTTATGCTGGGTGTCCCATTTGTAATCTGCATATGCGTAGCGTGATGAAACGCTACGATGAGATCAAGGCGTCGGGGATTTCAGAGTTGGTGTTTTTTCACTCAAGCGCTGCTGAAATGATGCCTCATTTGGCAAATTTACCGTTTGGCTGTGTGGCTGATCCGGTCAAGACGCACTACAAATCGTTTGGCGTCGAGACTTCCCTTTGTGGTGAACTAAATCCCAAAAATATAGTGGCAGTCCTAAAGGGGCTTCAAATAATCGATCCGCGTCTTCTCCTTAAAAAACCGGAAAACGGCAGACGCGGTATGCCAGCTGACTTTTTAATCAATCGTGATGGGCTCATATTGGACTTGAAATACGGAAACTTTGCCGACGATCAGTGGTCGGTCGACGAGTTGGTTGCTAAGGCGAAGGCGGTCATTTAG
- a CDS encoding ABC transporter ATP-binding protein gives MSANRSLGVKDVSCVIANHRSLDQISAMLDPGKITALIGPNGAGKSTLLKVLAGIISPSTGEVVGRGTTALEHSKICTWLPPTTQVAFDYTVFEVVRMGLFPWHQGRPTRRHDELTMAALTGLCAHELASRSIMQLSSGEKQRVMLARALVAPSSYLLLDEPLTNLDLQTSYMMLEILKARAKSGTGIIISLHDIALASELTNDFVCLHQGRLVGHGNLHQALSEGLAERVFGVRASHTSGRWFISGVAAT, from the coding sequence TTAGATCAGATCAGCGCCATGCTTGATCCCGGCAAAATCACGGCGCTCATAGGCCCCAACGGTGCCGGCAAATCAACTCTCCTCAAAGTCCTGGCCGGCATCATCAGCCCAAGCACTGGAGAGGTTGTGGGGCGCGGTACGACTGCCCTCGAGCACAGCAAGATCTGCACGTGGCTCCCCCCCACGACGCAAGTCGCCTTCGACTACACTGTGTTTGAAGTGGTGCGCATGGGCCTCTTCCCGTGGCACCAAGGACGCCCCACGCGCCGTCACGACGAGTTAACTATGGCCGCACTCACAGGGCTTTGTGCCCACGAGCTCGCCAGCCGCAGCATTATGCAACTATCGAGCGGCGAGAAACAACGCGTTATGCTGGCGCGCGCTCTAGTCGCACCGTCGTCCTATCTACTACTCGACGAGCCGCTCACTAATTTGGACCTACAAACCAGCTACATGATGCTCGAAATCCTAAAGGCACGGGCCAAAAGCGGCACGGGCATCATCATATCGCTCCATGATATAGCGCTAGCCTCGGAACTCACAAATGACTTCGTATGCTTGCATCAGGGGCGATTGGTAGGTCACGGTAATCTCCATCAGGCACTTAGTGAAGGGTTGGCAGAGCGAGTGTTTGGTGTCCGTGCGTCGCATACTAGCGGCCGTTGGTTTATCAGTGGAGTGGCGGCGACTTAG
- a CDS encoding DUF167 domain-containing protein — protein sequence MIQAHEQGCVLLVRAQPGARRSGIQGEYRGMLKIAVSAPPEDGRANDAIVDVLRDSLSLKRSQIVLLSGQTSRDKRFLITGITTAELTARLKPHAG from the coding sequence GTGATTCAGGCGCATGAGCAGGGATGCGTGTTGCTAGTGAGGGCGCAGCCGGGTGCAAGGCGTAGCGGTATCCAGGGCGAGTACCGCGGCATGCTTAAGATTGCAGTGTCTGCTCCTCCCGAGGATGGTCGGGCCAATGATGCTATTGTCGATGTGCTACGCGACAGCCTGTCGCTTAAGCGCTCGCAAATCGTTTTGCTGAGCGGGCAGACCAGCCGAGACAAGCGGTTCCTGATCACCGGAATAACGACCGCAGAGCTGACGGCGCGATTGAAGCCTCACGCAGGTTGA
- a CDS encoding S1 family peptidase, which produces MIRSALLTIIIAALTSSCALRRGSSKPKVTNGKRTTQYPAVVEIRNGTSRCTGTFIRPNTLITAAHCVSNRELPIFVPALNVASNNVVVHPDYTGGPAMPPHDLAFVFFPDDVGDQTLSIKLDPAAEGDPVQLIGFGDNQYFEGTDSAGSGIKRIGTNQIEKVENGAIALLGQTGANATDATSPDGTRSALGSGDSGGPLLSKKGDVIGIAAFVKRESANDVRSYYTSLASETAFIESTLANNVTVEPASFLKKCRDSIKSPSVKTIMQRSGDDGSCDTAYAYLATITTLTLSPDDTVAREFDLSLIADITWLTNIQADGVKLSNFDAIGGITKLERVTLKNTGVTNLSPLAHSYSLIAVTVDESNDLPTNSLDDLPNLAAITVNGKSISTKNFMRERILGGTWARECHRPVDSSIDQFLREVIMYDPQISSIEYVGHLYSEAGCTKKPSLTIKNNYLVSKLIPNAADKTFSLDIAPQLSRRSLTVYDDSWMPSKMRDAIRSECRYEIGKPTTSCEFYGSLYPFTTIRRDGKQLLIGISAENGKPDGKSAAERYTRIDPNQVLQISDTPNYSYFNNF; this is translated from the coding sequence ATGATTCGTTCTGCCCTCCTGACCATCATCATTGCGGCCCTCACATCCTCCTGCGCTCTACGACGCGGCAGCAGCAAGCCTAAAGTTACCAACGGTAAGCGTACGACTCAGTACCCTGCCGTTGTGGAAATTAGAAACGGCACGAGCAGATGCACAGGCACGTTTATCAGACCTAACACCCTCATCACTGCGGCCCACTGCGTGAGCAACCGGGAGCTTCCGATATTCGTCCCCGCCCTAAATGTTGCGAGTAACAATGTCGTGGTACATCCGGACTATACGGGAGGCCCCGCCATGCCTCCTCACGATCTGGCATTTGTCTTCTTTCCTGATGATGTTGGCGATCAAACGCTCAGCATTAAACTAGATCCGGCGGCGGAGGGCGACCCCGTTCAGCTGATTGGCTTTGGAGACAATCAGTATTTTGAGGGAACCGACTCAGCTGGATCCGGCATCAAACGTATCGGCACCAATCAAATTGAAAAAGTTGAAAATGGTGCCATTGCATTACTAGGTCAGACTGGTGCCAATGCTACCGATGCGACTAGTCCAGATGGCACGCGCTCAGCTTTAGGATCGGGTGACTCGGGTGGACCATTACTAAGCAAAAAAGGCGACGTTATAGGGATCGCAGCCTTTGTGAAGCGTGAGTCTGCCAACGACGTTAGATCATACTACACGTCACTTGCAAGCGAGACTGCGTTCATCGAAAGTACACTTGCTAACAATGTAACGGTGGAACCGGCATCGTTTCTCAAAAAATGCAGGGACTCAATCAAAAGCCCCAGTGTAAAAACCATTATGCAACGATCAGGTGATGATGGTTCCTGTGACACAGCCTATGCCTACCTAGCAACTATTACCACTTTGACCCTATCGCCTGATGACACAGTCGCGCGTGAATTCGATCTCTCATTGATCGCTGATATTACCTGGCTCACCAATATCCAGGCCGACGGGGTTAAGCTCTCCAATTTCGATGCTATTGGTGGGATCACAAAGTTAGAGCGAGTGACGCTAAAAAACACGGGAGTCACGAACCTTAGTCCACTTGCGCATTCCTATAGCCTCATAGCTGTCACTGTCGATGAAAGCAACGATCTACCTACCAATAGTTTAGATGACCTGCCAAACTTAGCTGCGATCACTGTTAACGGTAAATCTATTTCCACCAAGAACTTTATGCGCGAGCGCATTCTCGGTGGAACTTGGGCACGTGAGTGTCATCGACCTGTAGATTCCTCGATTGACCAGTTTCTTCGCGAAGTGATTATGTATGATCCACAAATCAGTAGCATAGAATATGTCGGTCATCTTTACAGCGAGGCCGGGTGCACTAAGAAGCCATCCTTGACGATCAAAAACAATTATCTTGTAAGTAAGTTGATTCCTAACGCAGCAGATAAAACATTCAGCCTCGACATTGCGCCACAGTTATCGCGGCGCAGCCTAACTGTGTACGATGACAGCTGGATGCCATCTAAAATGAGAGATGCGATCCGCTCAGAATGCCGTTATGAGATCGGCAAACCCACGACGTCCTGCGAGTTTTATGGTTCGCTTTATCCATTCACCACGATAAGACGTGATGGCAAGCAACTACTTATTGGCATCAGCGCGGAAAACGGGAAACCAGACGGCAAGAGCGCTGCCGAGCGCTACACAAGAATCGATCCGAATCAGGTTTTGCAAATCTCTGATACGCCAAATTACAGTTATTTCAATAACTTTTAA
- a CDS encoding TetR/AcrR family transcriptional regulator encodes MVTKRKITKNPEESLARRIQEACVVTKVTRHIVKKRRSHATMQVPMQARAQSTIDQILVSATKLLLREGYESFNTNRIAAEADISVATLYQYFDDKTAIIGSLIEGQSVRLIAALESSVADYAHLPIQDAIAEIISVMFKTYRDETRLFGLIRDHVPYGEHADLTEAAMQRIVDIVTFALRTRAREINLIDHQAVAFIIVYAIDGVIAAALNKKMSDMEYQNLSKVAAGMVQALLRSQTVEV; translated from the coding sequence GTGGTGACAAAGCGCAAAATCACAAAGAACCCCGAGGAAAGCCTGGCCCGGCGTATTCAGGAGGCATGCGTCGTCACCAAGGTGACGCGTCACATTGTGAAAAAGCGCCGCTCCCATGCAACGATGCAGGTGCCTATGCAGGCACGTGCCCAGTCAACCATTGATCAGATCCTGGTATCTGCAACCAAGCTACTGCTGCGCGAGGGTTACGAATCGTTCAATACGAACCGCATCGCGGCTGAGGCAGATATCAGTGTTGCCACGCTCTACCAGTATTTTGACGATAAGACAGCGATCATCGGTAGTCTTATTGAGGGACAATCTGTGCGGCTTATCGCGGCTCTTGAGAGTTCTGTAGCTGACTATGCCCATTTGCCGATACAGGATGCGATTGCTGAGATCATATCGGTCATGTTTAAGACCTACCGCGACGAAACGCGGCTATTCGGTTTGATTCGTGATCATGTTCCATACGGCGAGCACGCGGACTTAACAGAAGCTGCTATGCAGAGAATTGTCGACATCGTGACATTTGCACTCCGCACCAGGGCGCGTGAAATCAACTTAATCGATCATCAAGCCGTCGCATTCATTATTGTCTACGCAATAGATGGGGTCATTGCTGCAGCCTTAAATAAAAAAATGAGCGACATGGAATATCAGAACCTGAGCAAAGTAGCAGCTGGGATGGTCCAAGCGCTGTTACGCTCTCAAACTGTTGAGGTATAA